A section of the Cytobacillus luteolus genome encodes:
- the mazG gene encoding nucleoside triphosphate pyrophosphohydrolase yields MAKNISIIGLGAGDLNQLSLGLYRKIKETSHLYLRTKDHPVVNDLVKEGLIFQSFDEIYEKHDQFEDVYEEIVNELCTQANDKDIVYAVPGHPLVAEKTVQLLLAKKDEYNVVVEGGQSFIDPLFAALEIDPIEGFQFVDALSFDNTHLQLNHHIIICQVYDQMIASDVKLSLMEQLPDDYEVYIVTAAGSEQQLIKRVPLYELDRGMELTNLTSVYVPPVKEESLLYHKFSTLRKVIATLRGPGGCPWDQKQTHKSLKKYLLEEAYELIEAIDNEDDDHMAEELGDVLLQIMLHSQIAEEEGMFSVSDVIQGVTEKMIRRHPHVFGDVSADSVDDVISNWNEIKKMEKVNIDEESLLDSVSKSLPGLSKAYKYQAKAATVGFDWKHVEPMWEKVYEELNEFKSELNSENVNQEKMLAEFGDILFAFVNIGRYYKIDPEEAVLATNQKFYRRFVYIEQEVKKQGKQMESLSLEELDSIWEESKKQGL; encoded by the coding sequence ATGGCAAAAAACATAAGTATTATTGGACTTGGAGCTGGCGATTTGAATCAGTTATCTCTCGGTTTATACCGAAAGATAAAAGAAACCAGCCATTTATACTTACGAACGAAGGACCATCCTGTCGTTAATGATTTAGTGAAAGAGGGACTAATCTTTCAATCGTTTGATGAAATTTATGAGAAGCATGATCAATTTGAAGATGTATATGAAGAGATAGTAAACGAACTTTGTACACAGGCAAATGATAAAGATATTGTTTATGCTGTTCCAGGACATCCACTAGTAGCAGAAAAAACGGTACAGCTTTTATTGGCAAAAAAGGATGAATACAATGTAGTAGTTGAGGGCGGACAGAGCTTTATTGATCCGCTTTTTGCTGCACTAGAGATAGACCCAATCGAAGGATTTCAATTTGTTGATGCATTATCGTTTGATAACACCCATTTACAACTTAATCACCATATTATTATCTGTCAGGTCTATGATCAAATGATTGCATCGGATGTTAAGCTAAGCTTAATGGAGCAACTTCCAGATGACTATGAAGTTTATATTGTAACTGCTGCAGGAAGTGAGCAACAGCTAATTAAAAGGGTTCCTCTGTATGAGCTGGACCGTGGAATGGAACTTACAAACTTAACAAGTGTCTATGTTCCTCCAGTAAAAGAAGAGAGTTTGCTTTATCATAAATTTTCAACTTTACGTAAAGTGATAGCTACCTTACGTGGACCGGGTGGATGCCCATGGGATCAAAAGCAAACACATAAATCCTTGAAAAAGTATTTACTTGAAGAAGCGTACGAACTTATTGAAGCCATTGATAATGAGGATGATGATCATATGGCAGAAGAGCTAGGAGATGTATTACTTCAAATAATGTTACATTCCCAAATCGCCGAGGAAGAAGGAATGTTCTCTGTGAGTGATGTCATTCAAGGAGTTACAGAAAAAATGATTAGAAGACATCCGCATGTGTTTGGTGATGTATCAGCAGATAGCGTTGATGATGTTATAAGTAACTGGAACGAAATTAAGAAAATGGAGAAAGTGAATATTGATGAGGAATCACTCCTAGATAGTGTTTCTAAAAGCCTTCCGGGTTTATCAAAGGCCTATAAATATCAAGCAAAAGCAGCAACTGTTGGATTTGACTGGAAACATGTCGAGCCAATGTGGGAAAAAGTTTATGAAGAACTGAATGAGTTCAAATCCGAACTTAATTCAGAAAACGTTAACCAAGAGAAGATGCTTGCTGAGTTTGGGGATATATTGTTTGCTTTTGTAAATATTGGAAGATATTATAAAATTGATCCTGAGGAAGCTGTTTTGGCAACCAACCAAAAATTCTACAGGCGATTCGTTTATATAGAACAAGAGGTAAAAAAACAGGGTAAACAAATGGAATCACTTTCACTTGAAGAGTTAGATTCAATTTGGGAAGAATCAAAAAAACAAGGACTTTAA
- a CDS encoding putative polysaccharide biosynthesis protein yields MSVQSKRKIQGLVEGAFILTIAGIIIKILSAAYRVPYQNIVGDIGFYIYQQIYPIYGIALVLSTYGFPVVISKLIAERYEHEDDSGAQRILIISFFLLSLMGIVSFSFLYWGAGLIAGMMGDNELSSLIKVTSFSFLLLPVISLIRGYFQGRNNMIPTATSQIVEQLVRVVTILLFSYLLLLNGYSVYEAGAGAIFGSVLGGFTAILVLFYFLFDKKTLPFKKVNWQKVKQSSRGTIKVIVIQGFTISVSGLLLIVIQLVDSFTLYSLLVSNGIEETSAKTLKGVYDRGQPLIQLGTVVATSLSLTLVPLIASAKKREDFTFIIKKVSISLKIAVVIGVGAAVGLASIITPTNRMLFQNSTGSQELMILVVSIFFTTIILTISAILNGLGYSYFPAISVIIGVFIKMGLNMLLIPSYSILGAALATVIAFLLVATLNGLFLYKKLPIKIINNRTIAMTMVAAGAMVSTLFIYQSALYIILGAIVDTRLFSTLHSLSAVLLGGLVYILVIIRGNVFTREELSYFPLGEKASILLRTRK; encoded by the coding sequence ATGAGCGTCCAATCCAAACGTAAAATTCAAGGGTTAGTGGAAGGGGCATTTATTTTAACGATTGCGGGTATTATTATAAAAATCTTAAGTGCTGCCTACCGAGTTCCCTACCAAAATATTGTTGGAGATATAGGGTTTTATATATATCAACAGATCTATCCTATCTATGGAATCGCCTTAGTCCTTTCTACATATGGATTTCCTGTTGTCATTTCAAAATTAATTGCTGAGCGGTATGAACATGAAGATGATAGTGGAGCACAAAGAATACTGATTATCTCGTTTTTTTTATTATCCTTAATGGGAATAGTCAGTTTCTCTTTCTTATATTGGGGAGCAGGTTTGATCGCCGGGATGATGGGGGATAATGAACTTTCTTCCCTAATTAAGGTAACATCCTTCTCTTTCCTATTATTACCGGTTATTTCTCTTATTCGTGGTTACTTCCAAGGCCGAAATAATATGATTCCTACTGCAACATCTCAAATAGTTGAACAGCTTGTACGAGTGGTAACAATCTTGCTCTTTTCTTATCTACTGTTATTAAACGGTTATAGTGTTTATGAAGCGGGAGCAGGAGCCATATTCGGCTCTGTTCTAGGTGGTTTTACAGCTATACTCGTTTTATTTTATTTTCTTTTTGATAAAAAAACATTGCCTTTTAAGAAGGTCAATTGGCAGAAAGTAAAACAGTCCAGCCGTGGAACAATTAAGGTGATTGTTATTCAAGGGTTTACAATTAGTGTTAGTGGTTTACTACTAATTGTCATCCAATTAGTCGATTCTTTCACTCTTTATTCATTATTAGTCTCAAATGGGATAGAAGAGACATCAGCCAAGACCTTAAAAGGTGTTTATGATCGAGGGCAACCTCTAATCCAATTAGGTACAGTCGTAGCAACATCATTGTCGTTAACGCTTGTCCCACTTATAGCAAGTGCAAAGAAAAGAGAGGATTTTACTTTTATTATAAAAAAAGTGAGTATCTCTCTAAAAATTGCCGTAGTTATTGGAGTTGGTGCAGCGGTCGGATTAGCTAGCATTATAACTCCAACTAATAGAATGTTATTTCAGAATTCTACTGGTTCACAGGAATTAATGATCTTGGTGGTTTCAATCTTTTTTACAACAATCATTTTGACAATATCAGCTATACTGAATGGATTAGGATATTCTTATTTCCCGGCAATCAGTGTAATCATAGGTGTTTTTATTAAAATGGGATTAAATATGCTACTAATTCCCTCTTACTCCATTTTGGGTGCGGCACTTGCTACTGTTATTGCCTTTTTGTTGGTAGCAACCTTGAATGGCTTATTTTTATATAAAAAGTTACCGATCAAAATTATTAATAACAGAACCATAGCTATGACAATGGTTGCAGCAGGAGCAATGGTCTCCACCCTATTTATATATCAAAGTGCTCTATATATTATTTTGGGTGCAATAGTTGATACAAGGTTATTTTCAACTCTTCACTCGCTTTCGGCAGTTTTACTTGGCGGATTGGTGTACATACTTGTAATTATTAGAGGGAATGTATTTACAAGAGAAGAATTATCTTACTTTCCACTTGGAGAGAAAGCGTCAATTCTACTAAGAACTCGTAAATAA
- the spoVT gene encoding stage V sporulation protein T: MKATGIVRRIDDLGRVVIPKEIRRTLRIREGDPLEIFVDRDGEVILKKYSPISELSDFAKEYAEALYDSLGHPVLICDRDVFIAMAGGSKKEYLNKNVSELIEKTMDDRSSVLETEEKQVSIVDGNEETVSSYTVGPIVANGDPIGAVVILSKEKALGEVEQKAVETAAGFLARQMEQ; this comes from the coding sequence ATGAAAGCAACTGGTATTGTTCGTCGTATTGATGATTTAGGTAGAGTAGTAATTCCAAAAGAAATCCGTAGAACATTACGGATTAGGGAAGGGGATCCACTTGAAATCTTTGTCGATCGTGACGGAGAGGTTATCCTCAAAAAGTACTCACCTATAAGCGAGCTAAGTGATTTTGCTAAAGAGTATGCAGAGGCTTTGTATGACAGCTTAGGCCATCCTGTTCTCATCTGTGACAGAGATGTATTTATTGCTATGGCTGGCGGGTCGAAGAAAGAATACTTAAATAAGAATGTCAGTGAACTAATTGAAAAAACAATGGATGACCGAAGCTCTGTTCTAGAGACTGAGGAGAAACAAGTTTCAATTGTTGATGGAAATGAAGAAACAGTTTCCTCTTATACTGTAGGTCCAATTGTTGCAAACGGTGACCCGATTGGCGCTGTTGTCATTCTCTCCAAAGAAAAAGCACTTGGAGAAGTTGAACAAAAGGCCGTAGAAACTGCTGCAGGATTTTTAGCTCGTCAAATGGAGCAATAA
- the mfd gene encoding transcription-repair coupling factor: MLAGLKQSFYRNDEIATVINGINEGLREQLIAGLSGSARTVLMASIYNETKQPLLIVTHNLYQAQKIYDDLTTLVREEEVFLYPVNELIAAEIGIASPELKSQRLEALNYWNSHKNGIVIAPISGLKRLLPPKDIWRASQLTFNVGEDIASDYLEKLIAMGYERTSMVSSPGEFSVRGGIFDIYPLTEELPIRIELFDTEIDSIRTFIIEDQRSQQKLQSITIGPATEILIAKNQLGQGINALEEGLATTLKKLKDDKVKELTLENITYELDLLKNGQFPQKMFKYLSLFYERPTSLLDYLPQNGIVILDEISRIQEMSDSLDKDEAEWYTGLLENGEAIHNLHHSHKFNVLIQKSTKPLLYLSLFLRHVPYTSPQNILNMTCKQMQNFHGQMHVLKTELDRWKKGNFSVVFLGANDERVKKLQNVLEDYDIKATPLKTDADILPGQVQIIIGDLNDGFELPLQKLAVITEEELFKKKLKKSKSRQKLSNAERIKNYSELQIGDHVVHINHGIGKYYGIETLEINGIHKDYIHIRYQGDDKLYVPVDQIDQVQKYVGSEGKEPKIYKLGGSDWKRVRKKVESSVQDIADDLIKLYAEREASKGYAFSPDGDMQREFEDAFAYQETEDQLRSIHEIKLDMERERPMDRLLCGDVGYGKTEVAIRAAFKAIHDGKQVAILVPTTILAQQHYETIRERFQDFPVTIGLLNRFRTRKQQTETIKGLQAGTVDIVVGTHRLLSKDITYRDLGLLIIDEEQRFGVTHKEKIKQLKANIDVLTLTATPIPRTLHMSMLGVRDLSVIETPPENRFPVQTYVVEYNGGLIREAIERELARDGQIFFLYNRVEDIERKAEEISMLVPDARVAYAHGRMTENELEAVMLNFLDGQYDVLVSTTIIETGVDIPNANTLIVFDADRMGLSQLYQLRGRVGRSNRVAYAYFTYRKDKVLTEVSEKRLQAIKEFTELGSGFKIAMRDLSIRGAGNILGAQQHGFIDSVGFDLYSQMLKDAIEQRRTDIPREEKFSVEIDVEVDAYIPDAYISDGRQKIDMYKRFRGIDTLEDVEELQEEMIDRFGEFPQEVAYLFKIAEMKVFARKERVEQIKQVKNEVTILLSEEASNKIDGHKLFIIGNQYGRMISLGMEGTKLKIVLHIKDVTVDKWLNVASDMIKALADTKKENVNAS, translated from the coding sequence TTGTTAGCTGGTTTGAAACAATCCTTTTATAGGAATGATGAAATAGCTACTGTCATTAATGGCATAAATGAAGGCTTACGTGAGCAGTTGATAGCAGGCCTTTCTGGGTCAGCCCGTACAGTATTGATGGCTTCTATATACAATGAAACAAAGCAACCCTTACTTATTGTCACACATAATTTATATCAAGCACAAAAGATATACGATGATTTGACAACATTGGTTCGCGAGGAAGAGGTATTTTTATATCCTGTTAATGAATTAATTGCTGCTGAAATTGGAATTGCAAGCCCAGAATTAAAGTCTCAGCGATTAGAAGCACTCAATTATTGGAACTCACACAAAAATGGGATTGTGATTGCACCTATCTCGGGTTTGAAGCGATTGCTTCCTCCGAAGGATATATGGAGAGCGAGTCAACTTACCTTTAATGTTGGAGAAGATATTGCTTCAGATTATCTAGAAAAATTAATAGCGATGGGATACGAGCGAACCTCCATGGTGTCATCACCTGGAGAATTTAGTGTTCGTGGAGGAATTTTTGATATATACCCATTGACTGAAGAATTGCCTATAAGAATTGAATTGTTCGATACAGAAATTGATTCAATCCGTACATTTATTATTGAAGATCAGCGTTCCCAGCAGAAACTTCAAAGCATAACGATTGGACCTGCAACTGAAATTCTGATAGCGAAGAATCAATTGGGCCAAGGTATAAATGCATTAGAAGAGGGACTAGCTACTACTTTAAAAAAGCTGAAAGACGATAAGGTAAAGGAATTAACATTAGAAAATATAACTTATGAACTAGACCTATTGAAAAATGGTCAATTTCCTCAAAAAATGTTCAAATACTTAAGCCTATTCTACGAGAGGCCTACTAGTTTACTAGATTATTTGCCCCAAAATGGAATTGTTATTTTGGATGAGATTAGTCGTATTCAGGAAATGTCTGATTCTCTTGATAAGGATGAAGCTGAATGGTATACAGGCCTTTTAGAAAATGGAGAAGCTATTCATAACTTGCATCACTCACATAAGTTTAATGTTTTGATTCAAAAGTCAACTAAACCTTTGCTATATTTATCTTTATTTTTAAGGCATGTACCTTATACAAGTCCACAGAACATATTAAATATGACTTGTAAGCAAATGCAAAATTTTCATGGTCAAATGCATGTTTTGAAAACAGAGCTTGATCGCTGGAAGAAGGGGAATTTCTCTGTTGTTTTCCTAGGAGCAAATGATGAAAGAGTTAAAAAGCTACAAAATGTGTTAGAGGATTATGATATAAAGGCTACCCCATTAAAAACAGATGCTGACATTCTTCCGGGTCAAGTTCAAATTATTATCGGAGATTTAAATGACGGGTTTGAACTACCATTACAAAAGCTCGCTGTCATTACAGAAGAGGAGCTTTTCAAGAAAAAACTAAAGAAATCAAAGAGTAGACAAAAGCTTTCTAACGCAGAGAGAATAAAAAATTATTCTGAACTTCAAATTGGTGATCACGTTGTTCATATTAATCATGGAATCGGTAAGTATTATGGTATTGAAACATTAGAGATCAATGGAATCCATAAAGACTATATCCATATTCGCTACCAAGGGGATGATAAGCTTTATGTCCCGGTTGACCAAATTGACCAAGTTCAGAAGTATGTAGGTTCTGAGGGGAAAGAACCGAAGATATATAAGCTTGGCGGAAGTGATTGGAAAAGGGTTCGTAAAAAAGTTGAGTCTTCAGTTCAGGATATTGCGGATGACTTGATAAAACTTTATGCAGAACGTGAAGCAAGCAAAGGTTATGCATTCTCTCCTGACGGTGATATGCAAAGAGAATTTGAAGATGCATTTGCCTATCAGGAAACAGAGGATCAGTTGCGTTCAATTCATGAAATTAAATTGGACATGGAGCGCGAACGCCCAATGGACAGACTCTTATGTGGAGACGTTGGATATGGTAAAACGGAAGTTGCAATTCGTGCTGCATTTAAAGCGATTCATGATGGCAAGCAAGTAGCTATTCTCGTTCCAACCACTATATTAGCTCAACAGCATTATGAGACCATTCGTGAACGGTTTCAAGATTTCCCTGTTACCATTGGTTTGCTAAACCGATTTAGAACTAGAAAACAACAAACTGAAACAATTAAGGGGTTACAGGCAGGTACAGTAGATATCGTGGTTGGTACTCATCGCTTACTATCAAAAGATATTACGTATCGTGACCTTGGATTGCTAATTATCGATGAAGAGCAGCGCTTTGGAGTAACTCATAAAGAGAAAATTAAACAGTTAAAGGCTAATATCGACGTATTGACTTTAACTGCAACACCGATACCACGAACATTACACATGTCAATGCTAGGGGTAAGAGATCTCTCTGTTATCGAAACACCTCCAGAAAACAGATTTCCTGTACAAACCTATGTGGTTGAATATAATGGTGGTTTGATTCGTGAAGCAATTGAGAGAGAGTTAGCAAGGGATGGCCAAATTTTCTTCCTTTACAACCGAGTAGAGGACATTGAAAGAAAAGCTGAGGAAATATCAATGCTTGTACCTGACGCCAGAGTTGCCTATGCTCACGGAAGAATGACAGAAAATGAGCTGGAAGCAGTTATGCTCAATTTTTTAGATGGTCAGTATGATGTACTAGTTAGTACAACAATTATTGAGACCGGTGTTGATATCCCTAATGCTAATACACTGATTGTTTTTGATGCGGATCGTATGGGATTATCACAACTGTATCAGCTTCGTGGTAGGGTAGGACGCTCTAACCGAGTCGCTTATGCTTATTTCACATACAGAAAAGATAAAGTATTAACGGAAGTATCTGAAAAAAGACTACAGGCTATTAAGGAATTTACTGAATTAGGATCAGGATTCAAAATTGCAATGAGAGATTTATCTATTCGAGGAGCGGGTAATATCCTAGGTGCTCAGCAGCATGGATTTATTGACTCTGTAGGATTTGACTTGTACTCACAAATGCTTAAGGATGCCATTGAACAGAGAAGAACAGATATCCCGCGTGAGGAAAAGTTCTCTGTTGAAATTGATGTAGAAGTTGATGCTTATATTCCTGATGCTTATATTTCAGATGGACGTCAAAAAATTGATATGTATAAGCGTTTTAGAGGAATTGATACTTTAGAAGATGTGGAAGAACTGCAAGAGGAAATGATTGATCGTTTCGGTGAGTTCCCACAAGAAGTTGCTTATTTATTTAAGATTGCTGAAATGAAGGTTTTTGCAAGAAAAGAACGAGTGGAGCAAATAAAACAAGTGAAGAATGAAGTCACTATTCTTTTATCAGAAGAAGCTAGTAATAAAATAGATGGCCATAAACTATTTATAATCGGTAATCAATATGGAAGAATGATTAGTCTAGGAATGGAAGGCACTAAATTGAAAATAGTCCTACACATTAAAGATGTTACTGTAGATAAATGGCTCAATGTAGCATCCGATATGATTAAGGCTCTAGCCGATACAAAAAAAGAAAATGTGAATGCCAGCTAA
- a CDS encoding anti-sigma-F factor Fin family protein, protein MSLHYYCRHCGTKVGSLDSMSLHSESLGLHQLTDDERREMVSYESSGDIHIKTICEDCQEALERNPDYHQYESFIQ, encoded by the coding sequence ATGTCTCTCCATTATTATTGCAGGCATTGTGGTACAAAGGTTGGTTCATTAGACAGTATGTCATTACATAGTGAAAGCTTAGGTTTACATCAACTAACAGATGATGAACGTAGAGAGATGGTATCCTATGAATCAAGTGGGGATATTCATATAAAGACGATATGTGAGGACTGCCAAGAAGCTCTTGAACGAAATCCAGATTATCATCAGTATGAAAGTTTTATACAATAA
- the pth gene encoding aminoacyl-tRNA hydrolase, which produces MKLIVGLGNPGKQYEETRHNVGFKVVDRLSTELQISLDKTKFNGIYGVGHSAGEKVLLLKPLTYMNLSGECLRPLMDYYDIDLEDVIVIYDDLDLPVGKIRLRTKGSAGGHNGIKSIIQHVGTQEFKRIRIGVDRPKNGMKITDYVLGRFTEEEKENVDESIILSAKACEKWLTSEFLQVMNEFNAK; this is translated from the coding sequence ATGAAACTTATTGTTGGCTTAGGTAATCCAGGCAAACAGTATGAAGAAACAAGGCATAATGTTGGTTTTAAAGTAGTTGACCGACTTTCAACCGAACTACAAATTTCATTAGATAAAACGAAGTTTAATGGCATATATGGTGTGGGGCATAGTGCTGGTGAAAAAGTGTTATTGCTAAAACCTCTTACCTATATGAATCTATCGGGTGAATGCCTTCGTCCACTTATGGATTATTATGATATTGATTTAGAAGATGTCATTGTCATTTATGATGATTTAGATCTACCAGTTGGGAAAATTCGTTTGAGAACAAAAGGCAGTGCTGGGGGACATAATGGAATTAAGTCAATTATTCAACATGTCGGCACACAAGAGTTTAAACGTATCCGTATTGGAGTAGACCGTCCTAAAAATGGAATGAAGATAACTGACTATGTCCTTGGTCGGTTTACTGAAGAAGAAAAAGAAAATGTAGATGAATCAATTATTCTCTCTGCTAAGGCTTGTGAAAAATGGCTTACTAGTGAATTTTTACAAGTTATGAATGAATTTAACGCAAAATAA
- a CDS encoding 50S ribosomal protein L25/general stress protein Ctc gives MAILLQAQGRSDLRNSSTRRIREEGNIPAIINGNNGSKPIFVNSIEFLKTIRESGRNGIIQLVVDNENHPVMLNELQRDPVKGDYLHADFKVINMKTKVDVEVRVNLVGEALGVKDGGVLQQSIHQVSITALPGNIPPAIDIDVTNLEVGQTVLVSDVHTGGKYELNHEQSEVIASIQPPKQEEEIDTGEEQEEGIPEAEEGRETSEG, from the coding sequence ATGGCAATACTATTACAAGCGCAAGGTCGCTCGGATTTAAGAAATTCTTCGACTAGAAGAATCCGTGAAGAGGGAAATATTCCGGCTATTATTAATGGAAATAACGGCAGTAAGCCGATATTTGTCAATAGCATAGAGTTTCTTAAAACGATACGTGAAAGTGGCCGTAATGGGATTATTCAACTTGTCGTTGATAACGAAAACCATCCTGTTATGTTAAATGAACTGCAAAGGGATCCCGTTAAAGGAGATTATCTTCATGCCGACTTTAAAGTCATCAATATGAAAACAAAGGTTGATGTAGAGGTACGAGTTAATTTAGTTGGTGAAGCATTGGGAGTCAAGGATGGTGGAGTACTACAGCAATCCATCCATCAGGTATCAATTACTGCTCTACCTGGTAATATACCTCCAGCAATTGATATTGATGTGACTAACCTGGAAGTCGGACAAACTGTATTGGTTTCAGACGTTCACACCGGAGGTAAATATGAATTGAATCATGAACAAAGTGAAGTGATTGCTTCAATTCAACCTCCAAAACAAGAGGAAGAGATTGATACAGGTGAAGAGCAAGAAGAAGGCATACCTGAAGCGGAAGAAGGAAGAGAAACAAGCGAAGGTTGA
- a CDS encoding ribose-phosphate diphosphokinase — protein sequence MPNQYRNSKLKLFTLNSNTALAEQIAKEVGVELGKCSVAKFSDGEIQINIEESIRGCDVFVIQSTSAPVNEHLMELLIMIDALKRASAKTVNIVMPYYGYARQDRKARAREPITAKLVANLLETAGAHRVITLDLHAPQIQGFFDILIDHLMGVPILADYFESKNLNDIVIVSPDHGGVTRARKMADRLKAPIAIIDKRRPRPNVAEVMNIVGNIEGKTAILIDDIIDTAGTITLAANALIENGASEVYACCTHPVLSGPAMDRIQNSKIKELVVTNSIALDEEKLIDKVTQLSVAPLIGEAIIRVYEQQSVSTLFD from the coding sequence ATGCCAAATCAATATCGCAATTCGAAACTAAAACTATTTACATTAAACTCGAACACAGCTCTTGCTGAACAAATTGCAAAAGAAGTTGGAGTAGAACTAGGCAAATGTTCAGTTGCTAAATTTAGCGATGGGGAAATTCAAATTAATATTGAAGAGAGTATTCGTGGATGTGACGTGTTCGTCATCCAATCTACAAGTGCTCCAGTTAATGAACACCTAATGGAACTATTAATTATGATAGATGCACTTAAACGTGCATCAGCTAAAACAGTGAATATTGTTATGCCTTATTATGGTTATGCCAGACAAGACCGTAAAGCACGTGCTCGTGAGCCAATTACAGCAAAGCTAGTAGCTAACCTGTTAGAGACTGCAGGAGCTCACCGAGTGATTACACTTGACCTTCATGCTCCACAAATTCAAGGGTTTTTTGATATCCTAATTGACCATTTAATGGGTGTACCAATTTTAGCTGACTACTTTGAAAGTAAAAATCTAAATGATATTGTGATTGTATCTCCTGACCATGGTGGGGTAACACGTGCGCGTAAAATGGCTGACCGTCTAAAAGCGCCAATTGCCATTATTGATAAAAGAAGACCAAGACCGAATGTGGCTGAGGTTATGAATATTGTAGGTAATATTGAAGGTAAAACAGCTATCTTAATCGATGATATTATCGATACAGCGGGTACAATTACTTTAGCTGCGAATGCCTTGATAGAAAATGGGGCATCAGAAGTGTATGCATGTTGTACACATCCTGTACTTTCAGGGCCAGCAATGGACCGTATCCAAAATTCTAAAATCAAAGAGTTAGTGGTTACAAACAGTATTGCTCTAGATGAAGAGAAATTAATTGATAAGGTTACTCAACTTTCTGTTGCACCATTAATTGGAGAAGCAATTATCCGAGTATATGAGCAACAATCAGTAAGTACACTTTTCGATTAA